The stretch of DNA AGTCTCCGGAGAAGCAAAAAAGAAGTCCTTTGCTTTTCCGGAAAGCCTTTGACCAGGAATGTTGGGGATTAGTGtacaaattcttgaaatttcaaagatttcttggtcgcagaataGGATCCAATTGGgctattatttttaaatcctttgTTTCCCTTAGAATCCTTAACTATTTATCTTCATTTTTCACTATAAACAGCAAATTCTGATGATACGTCCTGCTTACTATCTAAGGTATTACTATCTGGATATTAAAGCTCTGAATACAGGTGGGAGAGAACTAGAAACGACAGGGTGCCTCTCAGCCGTTTAAAGAGCGAACCGCTCATAGCAGGGAGGATCTTTTCCTTTAACCCTGAACAGGAAATGCTTAGATAGATGGCAAGACCAATGGCAAAATGAAACCAGAGGCAGACTTGCCTTTTCAATTCTACCGGAATGCAGGAGGAATCCCTGGTGTCTAGGGTTAGAAAATgttggtaaagaaaaaatatcctttaccAACAGGATTAAAAGCAACCACTTCAGGCTTAATACACATCTGGCTCCGGTTTGGTATAGTGGAGAGTATGTTATGTGATGTTTGTAATTTATATGAAGATGTCGATCATGTGCTATTTACTTGTCCTAAGTATGGTAGCGGGAGAGAGGATCTTGTTATTGCGTGCAGTGAAGTCTGTGATAGTCCTTATTCTAGGGACATTGTGGCACTAGCCATTAAGCAGAAGAGATTGGGACCATTGATGGGAATCGCTGATTTTCTGAAACGGAACAGAATCTTCTTATAAAGCAACCGACTTGCCTCAAGATTGCAGTTTAGTAGTCCCCTTTGACTACAGACTTTCTAATTCTAATTCGGGTGGgagggtggcaaaaaaaaaacaaactctgatatttttcttctaattttcgTAGAGCCTACTATGATTGaactaaaattcttaaacCTTTTAACTGCAAGCAAGGCCTACTTGGTTTccaaaaagattaaattttttcttgcatttcctcTTAAGGAATGTGGAAGGAAGTGCCGCACTAAGCAGGTCTACGTGCAGCATCTTCGTACCCATACCAAGGAGCGCCCATTTGAATGcaatttttgccacaaaacCTTCAATGCTCTGCACATTCTGAAGCGTCACATTTACCTGCACACTGGCGAGAAGAAGTACAAATGTACCATCTGCCCAGTGGGCTACATCCAACGGCAGGATCTCACGCGCCACATGGCCAAGCATAAGGAGGAGGAAGAGATAAAAACGCCAGGGTAGTGTTTTAGAATCAGAACGCTTTATTTTTCGTGAAGTTGTATTCGAATTGcaagtaataaattcatttctctctctaaaatataaGTAGAATTCATTGATAttcatgagaattttcacagTGAGAAAGGTTCTTCCATTTTTAATCTAGAAATTTAGGGATAAATCCTACGTGATTGCGGGGAAAAAGGCTGCACTTCTAGGCATTTGAGAGGTGgacccatttttttttcttcttcaaaaatttaatttaggtCTTCTGGTGCATGAGGAGGAGTAGTTGATCTACTTGAGCTTTAGCTTATCAGCCAGGGAACAGGTGAGTCCTGTGCCATCGGGCTCCACGTTGAGTGATGTCACAACCCCATCGTCTATGACCATGGAGTAGCGTTTGGAGCGAAAACCTCCCAATGGGGGGAGATCAACACCCAAATCCACGGCCTTTGTAAATGCACCACTGGGGTCAGCAAGCATGCGAACTTTGCCCCCAGCAGAGTGTTCCTTACCCCAGGCTGACATCACAAAGGGATCATTGACGGAGATGCAGACAATCTCCGACACGCCCTGCCCTTTGAGGTCATCTGCCTTCTCCACGTAGCCTGGGAGATGAGTCTTGGAGCAGCCGGGTGTAAAGGCGCCGGGAACGGCAAAAAGGATGACCTTCTTGTTGCGGCAGAGATCTCCGGTGTTAACCTTATTGGCTGGGGAGTCTTCAAACAGATCCGCACTGGGGAGCTTGTCACCTTCCTACATTTTCCGCGACAACAAGAAATAAGTGGGAAATGGAGACCACGAATGAATAATTAACCGCTAAACAAACAATGAAGCTACTCCATGGAAttattaagcattaaattttcattgactCTCCCAATCAATAGCGTGGCAGCACAAATCTCTCTCCGCGTGAGAATTTTTTGCAGATGCTGttctttttgcattaaatcgtgaaaatttttgaggtcAATTGGGGAAACCTTCTGGAGATTTCTCCGTGCCGTGCAAATCTCTACATTTATGAGATAATCACTGGAACGAGAAATCTCCCAGCGCAATCACACACAATTTATGCTGCTCTTATCAGTGTTTGTGTGGAGTTTACTCAATTGCCAATCATATTATGTAATGTGATACGGTCTATTGGGCCGCGGAAGGTGATTTGGGAAAGGCTGATGGGGGTATTTACCTTGATCTGGACCATCTTAGTTGTTGAAAATGCACGCCAAGAACTCAATGCGATGCGCCTCGTGAGGACTAAACTTTGTGAATGCATCGGTCTCAGCAAGCGTTGTTCTCTCTTCCCTCACACAAATCGATGcctactctttttttttccaacttcgGTTTCCCCAACTTGGCTCCACTGTCACACATCGGGAGACTTCGCGTCAGCCGGCGCGCGTAAAATAATTcagataaaataattaattactaATTAACAAATCATGAGATTTCAgcagataaaattctttttttttttcatagaatcagctttaatgtaaaaaaaatgctaaatgtTGTACTCCTCAGCATAGATTTGCAATCCAACATAGGGTGCTGTTGTAATGGGTAGCAGGGTGGCTCTATGTTTATCCTCTGGGGCAAGATCACTGGCTTTGAGCCACGGGAATCCCTCAAGGTGCTTATTCTCACCCAATGCAACAAATGCCGATTGTGTTGTATGCAGGACAATCTTAAAATTCGTATCCTTCTCCAGTGCTTTAAGCCCTTTGAGCCTTCCCTCGAGGACAGCAATGGACTTTTTGATATTCTCctcaaattcaatcaaatacTTATCATCATTGCCAACATCAGGCAAATCTTCAATGTCAAAGATATAATTCTCCAGGACATGATCATCCTGATTGAGAAGCATTTCTACTTTTGTTAGCTTCTTAATGCGTTTGAGAGTCCTCACGGTTTCCAGGATACTCTTAAGGTAGTCATTGAGTGGTGGGTAGATGGACTTGTAGACGAACGTACTGAAGGAGCGCCTCTTCCGGAAGATTGCACTCGGGTACACTTGACGTCCGTACAGGATGTAGTTTATGTAGATTTCCAAAACTTCCACAATTAGGTCATCATCTGCAAAATAAGGGAAATAGCCTAATAGAATAGAATTCTGAATCTTGAAtttagggttttttttaagaggattaaaaattgtttttgagaagtttttcttttcttctgttttaatttgattttcttttatttttttctatttgggaaaatgatcaaaatcggagatttttccaat from Lutzomyia longipalpis isolate SR_M1_2022 chromosome 1, ASM2433408v1 encodes:
- the LOC129786626 gene encoding peroxiredoxin-5, mitochondrial, which translates into the protein MHSQSLVLTRRIALSSWRAFSTTKMVQIKEGDKLPSADLFEDSPANKVNTGDLCRNKKVILFAVPGAFTPGCSKTHLPGYVEKADDLKGQGVSEIVCISVNDPFVMSAWGKEHSAGGKVRMLADPSGAFTKAVDLGVDLPPLGGFRSKRYSMVIDDGVVTSLNVEPDGTGLTCSLADKLKLK
- the LOC129786623 gene encoding DNA polymerase zeta subunit 2, whose amino-acid sequence is MENDDLIVEVLEIYINYILYGRQVYPSAIFRKRRSFSTFVYKSIYPPLNDYLKSILETVRTLKRIKKLTKVEMLLNQDDHVLENYIFDIEDLPDVGNDDKYLIEFEENIKKSIAVLEGRLKGLKALEKDTNFKIVLHTTQSAFVALGENKHLEGFPWLKASDLAPEDKHRATLLPITTAPYVGLQIYAEEYNI